The Ictidomys tridecemlineatus isolate mIctTri1 chromosome 6, mIctTri1.hap1, whole genome shotgun sequence genome includes a region encoding these proteins:
- the Cul4a gene encoding cullin-4A isoform X2 yields the protein MDTCWQDHCRQMIMVRGIFLFLDRTYVLQNSLLPSIWDMGLELFRNHIISDKMVQSKTIDGILLLIERERSGEAVDRSLLRSLLGMLSDLQVYKDSFELKFLEETNCLYAAEGQRLMQEREVPEYLNHVSKRLEEEGDRVITYLDHSTQRPLIACVEKQLLGEHLTAILQKGLDHLLDENRVPDLTQMYQLFSRVKGGQHALLQHWSEYIKTFGTAIVINPEKDKDMVQDLLEFKDRVDHVVEVCFQRNERFVNLMKESFEAFINRRPNKPAELIAKHVDSKLRAGNKEATDEELERILDKIMILFRFIHGKDVFEAFYKKDLAKRLLVGKSASVDAEKSMLSKLKHECGAAFTSKLEGMFKDMELSKDIMVHFKQHMQNQSAPGPIDLTVNILTMGYWPTYTPMEVHLPPEMVRLQEVFKAFYLGKHSGRKLQWQTTLGHAVLKAEFKEGKKEFQVSLFQTLVLLMFNEGDGFSFEEIKMATGIEDSELRRTLQSLACGKARVLIKSPKGKEVEDGDKFLFNAEFKHKLFRIKINQIQMKETVEEQVSTTERVFQDRQYQIDAAIVRIMKMRKTLGHNLLVSELYNQLKFPVKPGDLKKRIESLIDRDYMERDKDSPNQYHYVA from the exons GGACATGGGGTTGGAGCTGTTCAGAAACCACATCATCAGTGACAAGATGGTTCAGAGCAAGACCATCGATGGGATCCTTCTGCTGATCGAACGGGAGCGCAGCGGGGAGGCTGTGGACAGGAGCCTGCTGCGCAGCCTGCTGGGCATGCTCTCGGACCTTCAG GTATATAAAGATTCGTTTGAGCTGAAATTTTTAGAAGAAACTAATTGTTTATATGCTGCAGAAGGCCAAAGATTAATGCAAGAGAGAGAG GTCCCCGAGTACCTTAACCATGTGAGTAAGCGCCTGGAGGAAGAGGGAGACCGCGTGATCACGTACCTGGACCACAGCACGCA GAGACCACTGATCGCCTGTGTAGAGAAGCAGCTGCTGGGAGAACACTTGACAGCGATTCTGCAGAAAG GGCTTGACCACCTGCTGGACGAGAACAGAGTGCCCGACCTCACGCAGATGTACCAGCTGTTCAGCCGTGTGAAGGGCGGGCAGCATGCGCTGCTGCAGCACTGGAGCGAGTACATCAAG ACTTTTGGGACAGCAATTGTCATCAACCCTGAGAAGGACAAGGACATGGTGCAGGACCTGCTGGAGTTCAAGGACAGGGTGGACCACGTGGTGGAGGTGTGCTTCCAAAGGAATGAGCGCTTCGTCAACCTGATGAAGGAGTCCTTCGAGGCCTTCATCAACCGGAGGCCCAACAAGCCCGCCGAGCTCATCG CCAAGCACGTGGATTCCAAGCTCCGGGCGGGCAACAAGGAGGCCACAGACGAGGAGCTGGAGAGGATTCTGGACAAGATCATGATCCTCTTCAGGTTCATCCATG GCAAAGATGTCTTTGAAGCATTTTATAAGAAAGATTTGGCAAAGAGACTCCTCGTTGGAAAAAGTGCCTCGGTTGATGCTGAAAAGTCGATGCTGTCCAAGCTCAAGCATG AGTGCGGGGCCGCATTCACCAGCAAGCTGGAGGGGATGTTCAAGGACATGGAGCTCTCCAAGGACATCATGGTTCACTTCAAGCAG CACATGCAGAACCAGAGTGCCCCAGGCCCTATCGACCTTACCGTGAACATCCTCACCATGGGGTACTGGCCCACCTACACACCCATGGAAGTGCACCTGCCTCCGGAG ATGGTCCGGCTCCAGGAGGTGTTCAAGGCCTTCTACCTGGGCAAGCACAGCGGACGGAAGCTGCAGTGGCAGACCACGCTGGGGCACGCTGTCTTAAAAGCAGAGTTTAAGGAG GGGAAGAAAGAGTTCCAGGTGTCCCTCTTCCAGACGTTGGTGCTGCTCATGTTCAATGAGGGAGACGGATTCAGCTTTGAGGAGATAAAAATGGCCACCGGGATAG AGGACAGTGAACTGAGAAGAACGCTGCAGTCCCTGGCCTGTGGCAAGGCGCGTGTCCTGATCAAAAGCCCCAAAGGAAAGGAGGTGGAGGACGGGGACAAATTCCTCTTCAATGCAGAGTTCAAGCACAAGCTCTTTAGAATCAAGATCAACCAGATCCAGATGAAGGAAACC GTTGAAGAACAAGTGAGCACTACCGAGAGAGTGTTTCAGGATAGGCAATACCAGATTGATGCTGCTATAGTCAGAATCATGAAGATGAGGAAGACTCTTGGTCACAATCTTCTAGTTTCTGAGCTGTATAACCAGCTGAAGTTTCCAGTCAAG CCTGGAGACCTGAAGAAGAGAATCGAGTCTCTGATAGACCGAGACTACATGGAGCGTGACAAGGACAGTCCCAACCAGTACCACTACGTGGCCTGA